One Trichoderma atroviride chromosome 7, complete sequence DNA segment encodes these proteins:
- a CDS encoding uncharacterized protein (EggNog:ENOG41): MSDANNDKIVVVPQRSLPPSPPPSPSPPPDPAPEPPAPAVAAASRPSRGLAAGDDAFPSAVADDENELPPSYEISTLPRPSDAHVHITVRSNTSASSLPSLTAGRPGARGSINTQGYVLTAPMSHQTASSRHSASHSHHDDHDPITFYGVEDPWVRHMYSGSDYTTACPCCCLSSCLADGCCFSNRHGCCFSDRGGLCFSDRRGCCFSDHAGCFFSDNGGCFCSSQPGCCCSNDEDERLPVMQSNARSV; the protein is encoded by the exons ATGAGTGACGCGAACAACGATAAGATTGTCGTCGTGCCCCAGAGAAGCCTTCCTCCCTCTCCGCCTCCGTCTCCGTCGCCTCCTCCCGACCCAGCACCAGAACCGCCGGCGCCTGCTGTCGCGGCTGCGAGCCGTCCATCCCGcggccttgctgctggcgacgaTGCATTTCCCTCTGCGgtggccgacgacgagaatgAATTGCCGCCTTCATACGAGATTTCCACGCT CCCCCGGCCAAGCGATGCCCACGTCCACATCACCGTCAGATCCAACACCAGCGCCTCATCCCTGCCCTCGCTCACGGCAGGCCGGCCCGGCGCCcgcggcagcatcaacacgCAGGGCTACGTCCTCACCGCGCCCATGAGCCATCAAACCGCCAGCTCCCGCCACAGCGCCTCCCACAGCCATCACGACGACCACGACCCCATTACCTTTTACGGCGTCGAAGACCCCTGGGTGCGGCACATGTACAGCGGTTCTGATTACACGACGGCATgcccctgctgctgcttgagctCTTGCTTGGCTGACGGGTGTTGCTTCTCCAACCGCCATGGATGCTGCTTTTCCGATCGCGGCGGCCTCTGCTTTTCCGATCGTCGAGGGTGCTGCTTTAGCGATCACGCAGGCTGTTTCTTTTCGGATAACGGAGGGTGCTTCTGTTCTAGCCAACCAGGGTGCTGCTGTTCtaacgatgaagatgagaggCTGCCGGTGATGCAGAGTAATGCGAGGTCTGTGTGA
- a CDS encoding uncharacterized protein (EggNog:ENOG41~TransMembrane:7 (o20-38i50-71o83-103i115-139o159-176i197-220o232-250i)): MAMAANLVSQGHAHDERTRIVMFVFFSLALYNAGELMCHIAVTFKHYRGLYCWSFVVSTVGIALGAVGYLLRTIGGSLSTYVYTALGIFGWAAMVTGQSLVLYSRLHIVLPRERLVRGVLVMIIVNAVWLLVPITVLIFLCNTPRAEQYERAYFVFEKIELTVFFVQEVIISVLYIRETYNILRSYRGLVTGSYRTTMVHLILVNLVIIALDISILVLQFTDNYDLQTAWKPLVYSIKLKMEFSVLNRLVELSQYMRRNRGLALIDTQTVDPAITLPLGVVNTEDGSIIARRRGTVDESNFSAATSIAPPKTPRNNIQHEMSVSVSGLQV, from the coding sequence atggccatggcggccaaCCTCGTCTCGCAGGGCCACGCCCACGACGAGCGCACCCGGATCGTCAtgtttgtcttcttcagcctggCCCTCTACAACGCCGGCGAGCTGATGTGCCACATCGCCGTCACCTTCAAGCACTACCGCGGCCTCTACTGCTGGAGCTTCGTCGTCTCGACCGTGGGCATCGCCCTGGGCGCCGTGGGCTACCTGCTGCGCACCATTGGCGGCTCGCTGTCGACGTACGTCTACACGGCGCTGGGCATCTTTGGCTGGGCCGCCATGGTCACGGGCCAGTCGCTGGTGCTGTACTCGCGGCTGCACATTGTCCTGCCTAGGGAGAGGCTGGTGCGCGGAGTGCTCGTCATGATCATTGTCAATGCagtctggctgctggtgcccATTACGGTGCTGATTTTCCTCTGCAACACGCCGAGGGCGGAGCAGTACGAGCGGGCGTACTTTGTCTTTGAAAAGATTGAATTGACAGTCTTTTTCGTGCAAGAGGTCATCATTTCGGTGCTGTATATCCGCGAGACGTACAATATCCTGCGCAGTTACAGGGGACTCGTGACTGGCTCATACCGCACGACCATGGTGCATCTCATACTCGTcaacctcgtcatcatcgctctGGATATCAGCATCTTGGTCCTCCAATTTACCGACAACTACGACCTCCAGACCGCGTGGAAGCCTCTGGTATACAGCATCAAACTGAAGATGGAATTCAGCGTGTTGAATCGTCTTGTCGAACTATCCCAGTACATGCGGCGCAACAGGGGCCTCGCCCTCATTGACACGCAGACAGTCGACCCGGCCATTACTCTGCCGCTGGGCGTCGTTAACACGGAAGacggcagcatcattgcgaggaggagaggcaCCGTCGACGAATCCAACTTTTCGGCCGCCACATCAATTGCTCCTCCCAAGACACCCAGGAACAACATTCAGCATGAGATGTCGGTCTCGGTATCGGGGTTACAAGTATAA